Genomic window (Prevotella melaninogenica ATCC 25845):
GCTGGTGTAGGTTTCAAGGATATTCGTACTGGTGATACTCTCTGTGATGAGAATGCACCAATTATCCTCGAGTCTATTACCTTCCCTGACACTGTGATCTCTATCGCTGTTGAGCCAAAGAGCCAGGCTGACGTTGCTAAGCTTGATAACGGTCTTTCTAAGCTTGCTGAGGAGGATCCAACATTCACCGTTCGTACTGATGAGCAGAGTGGTCAGACCATTATCTCTGGTATGGGTGAGCTTCACCTCGACATTATTATCGACCGTTTGAAGCGTGAGTTCAAGGTAGAGTGTAACCAGGGTAAGCCACAGGTTAACTACAAGGAGGCTATTACTAAGGCAGCTCAGAGCCGTGAGACTTATAAGAAGCAGTCTGGTGGTCGTGGTAAGTTCGCTTGTATTGACGTAACTATCGAGCCTAAGGACGAGGATTACGAGGAGGGCGACTTGCAGTTTGTAAACGTTGTTAAGGGTGGTAACGTGCCTAAGGAGTTCATCCCTGCAGTAGAGAAGGGCTTCAAGGATTGTCTTGGCAACGGTGTACTCGGTGGCTTCCCAATGACTGGTCTTAAGGTTACTTTGACTGATGGTTCTTTCCACCCAGTTGACTCTGACCAGTTGTCATTTGAGCTCGTAGCTCACCAGGCATTCAAGGTTCTCTGTCCTAAGGCAGGTCCTGTTCTTATGGAGCCTATCATGAAGGTAGAGGTTGTTACTCCAGAGGAGAACATGGGTGATGTTATCGGTGACTTGAACAAGCGTCGTGGTCTTGTACAGGGTATGGATGAGGCTCGTAGCGGTGCTCGTATCGTTAAGGCTATGGTACCATTGTCAGAGATGTTCGGTTATGTAACAGCTCTTCGTACTATTACTTCTGGTCGTGCTACTTCTTCTATGGAGTATGATCACCACTCACCAGTATCAAGCACTCTCGCTAAGGAGATTCTTGATGAGTTGAAGGGTAATTCAGACCTCGTTAAGTAAATAATGTAAGGTTCTGCTCTCTCATAGCGAATGACTCTTATGAGAGAGCAACCTTTCTGTATATTCAATAATAAATAAAAAGTTAAACATGAGTCAGAAGATTCGTATTAAGTTGAAGTCTTACGACCACCAGTTGGTTGACAAGTCAGCAGAAAAGATTGTGAAGGCTGTTAAGGCTACTGGCGCTATCGTTAGCGGTCCTATTCCATTGCCAACACACAAGCGTATTTACACTGTAAACCGCTCTACATTCGTTAACAAGAAGTCACGCGAGCAGTTCCAGCTCTCAGATTTCAAGCGTCTCATCGATATTTACAGCTCTACAGCAAAGACTGTTGACGCTTTGATGAAGCTTGAGTTGCCTTCAGGTGTAGAGGTTGAAATCAAGGTGTAGTCATCTGTTGACAAATAAGAAACAAATTAATACAAAAAGCATTTACATTCATTTTAAAATCATTAATTGAAATGCCAGGATTATTAGGAAAGAAAATCGGAATGACATCCGTTTTCAGTGCCGACGGTAAGAATGTACCGTGCACTGTTATCGAAGCTGGTCCTTGTGTTGTAACCCAGGTTAAAACCGTAGAGAAGGATGGTTACAAGGCTGTTCAGTTAGGTTTCGGCGAGGCTAAGGAGAAGAGAACTTCTAAGCCACAGCAGGGACACTTTAAGAAAGCCGGCACAACACCAAAGAAGCACTTGGCCGAGTTCAAGTTTGACGAGGAGTATAACCTCGGTGACACTGTTACTGTTGAATTGTTCAGCAATGCTAAGTTCGTAGACGTTGTAGGTACATCTAAGGGTAAAGGTTTCCAGGGTGTTGTTAAGCGTCACGGATTCGGTGGTGTAGGTCAGTCTACTCACGGTCAGGATGACCGCGCACGTAAGCCGGGTTCTATTGGTGCTTGTTCTTACCCAGCTAAGGTCTTCAAGGGCATGCGCATGGGCGGCCAGATGGGAGGCGACAGAGTAACTACTCAGAACCTTCAGGTGTTAAAGGTTATTCCAGAGCACAATCTTATCCTTGTTAAGGGTAGTGTTGCTGGATGTAATGGTTCAACCGTAATAATTAAGAAGTAATGGATATTAACGTATTAGATATCAAAGGTCAGGAGACCGGCCGTAAGGTAACTCTTAACGAGAATATCTTCGGAATTGAGCCTAACGATCACGTCCTCTATCTTGCAGTTAAGCAGTATCTCGCTGATCAGCGTCAGGGTACAGCTAAGTCAAAGGAAAGAAGTGAGCACGCTGGTTCTACTCGTAAGTTGGGTCGTCAGAAGGGCGGCGGCGGTGCTCGTCGTGGTGATATCAATTCTCCAGTCCTCGTAGGTGGTGGTCGTGTATTCGGTCCTAAGCCACGTGATTACAGCTTCAAGCTGAATAAGAAGGTAAAGGTTCTTGCTCGTAAGTCAGCATTGGCTTATAAGGCACAGGATAATGCTATCGTTGTTGTTGAAGATTTCAATCTTGATGCTCCAAAGACTAAAGATTTTGTAAATATTGCAAAAAATCTTAAAGTTGATAGCAAGAAAGTTCTTCTTGTTTTGCCAGAAGTAGAGAAAAACGTATATTTGTCGGCTCGTAATCTACAGAAAGCTGAGGTTATGACAGCTGCTCAGGTAAATTCATACAAAGTTTTGAATGCTGACGTAGTTGTTATCACAGAGAACTCTCTGAAGGTTATCGACGAAATCTTAACCAAGTAATTATTAGGAGACAAGAAGAATTATGGGATTTATCATTAAACCAGTGGTCACTGAGAAGATGACCAAGTTGACTGACAAGTCTTCTGAGGATAAGGTTGTAAAGCACAAGGGTGAGAAGAGAACTATTTTGGCTCAGCCAAAGTATGGTTTCATCGTTAAGCCAGAGGCCAACAAGCTTGAGATTAAGAAAGAAGTTGAGGCTTTGTACAACGTTACAGTAGTAGATGTGAATACGATTCGTTACGCAGGTAAGCGTCAGGCACGTTATACTAAGGCGGGTCTCGTTAAGGGACAGAAGAACGCATTCAAGAAGGCTATCGTCACTTTGAAGAATGGCGATTCAATCGATTTTTACAGCAATATTTAAATAAAAAATGGCAGTACGTAAATTAAACCCGGTTACTCCGGGACAAAGACACAAGGTTATTGGCACGTTCGAGGATATTACTGCATCCGTGCCAGAGAAGTCTCTCGTTTACGGTAAACGTTCTACCGGTGGTCGAAACAACACCGGTAAGATGACTGTTCGCTACATGGGCGGTGGTCACAAGAAGAAGTATCGTCTTATCGACTTCAAGCGAGAGAAAGATGGTGTTCCAGCTGTAGTGAAGACAATCGAGTATGATCCTAACAGATCAGCTCGCATTGCGCTGTTATACTATGCTGATGGTGAAAAACGTTACATTATTGCTCCTAACGGACTGCAGGTTGGTGCAACACTGATGTCTGGTGCTGAGGCAGCACCTGAGGTTGGTAACGCACTTCCTTTGGCTAACATTCCTGTTGGTACTGTAATTCATAACATTGAGTTACGTCCAGGTCAGGGTGCATTGCTCGTTCGTTCGGCTGGTAACTTTGCTCAGCTTACTTCTCGTGAAGGCAGTTATTGTGTTATTAAGCTCCCTTCTGGTGAAACACGCCAGATTTTGTCAGCTTGTAAGGCAACTGTAGGTAGTGTAGGTAACTCTGACCACGCTCTTGAGCAGTCTGGTAAGGCTGGTCGTTCTCGCTGGTTGGGACGTCGTCCTCACAACCGTGGTGTTGTTATGAACCCTGTTGATCACCCAATGGGTGGTGGTGAAGGTCGCCAGTCTGGTGGTCACCCACGTTCACGTAAGGGCTTGTACGCTAAGGGTCTTAAGACTCGTGCACCTAAGAAGCTTTCAAACAAGTACATTATTGAGAGAGCTAACAAGAAGTAATCAAAGTAATTAAGAGTAAATTATGAGTCGTTCATTAAAAAAAGGTCCATACATCAACGTATCACTCGAGAAGAAGATTCTTGCTATGAATGAGAGTGGTAAGCAGAATGTAGTTAAGACATGGGCTAGAGCATCAATGATTTCCCCTGATTTTGTGGGTCACACTGTTGCAGTTCATAACGGAAATAAATTTATCCCTGTTTACATTACTGAGAATATGGTAGGTCACAAGCTCGGAGAGTTCAGCCCTACACGCCGTTTCGGTGGTCACTCTGGTAATAATAAGAGGTAAGCAGGTCATAATCCATTTAGAAAATAGAAAAATATAATGGGAGCAAGAAAACATATAAAGGCTGAAGCTCGTAAAGAAGCTTTGAGAAGCCAGTATTTTGCAAAGCTCAAGGACTGTCCTTCTTCTCCACGTAAGATGCGCTATGTTGTAGACATGGTTCGTGGTATGGAGGTCAATCGTGCCCTTGGCGTGCTGAGATTCTCCAAGAAGGCTGCTGCTCAGAACGTTGAGAAACTTCTGCGTTCAGCTATCAACAACTGGGAGACAAAGAATGACCGCAAGGCTGAAGACGGTGAACTTTATATCTCTAAGATCTTCGTTGATGAAGGCGTTACAATGAAGCGCATGCGTCCTGCACCACAGGGCCGTGGCTACAGAATCCGCAAACGTTCTAACCACGTCACTCTTTTCGTTGATTCAAAGAATGACGCTAATAATGATGATAAATAAATAGTAGAATGGGACAGAAAGTTAATCCAATTAGCAACCGTCTTGGTATCATCCGCGGTTGGGAGTCAAATTGGTTCGGTGGCAAGAATTTCGGGGATAATCTCGTAGAGGATCGCAAGATTCGTACTTACCTGAACAAGCGTTTGGAAAAAGCAAGCGTTTCCCGTATTGTCATTGAGCGCACATTGAAGCTCGTCACCATTACTATTTGCACCGCTCGTCCGGGTATCGTTATCGGTAAAGGTGGTCAGGATGTTGATAAGCTTAAAGAAGAGTTGAAGAACCTTTTCAAGAAGGAGATTCAGATTAATATCTTCGAGGTTAAGAAACCTGAACTTGATGCAAACATCGTTGGTAACAATATCGCTCGCCAGGTAGAGGGTAAGATTGCTTACCGTCGTGCTATCAAGATGGCAGTCGCTAACACTATGCGTGCTGGTGCTGAGGGTATCAAAGTTCAAATTACAGGTCGTCTGAACGGTGCCGAAATGGCTCGTAAGGAAATGTTTAAGGAG
Coding sequences:
- the rpsJ gene encoding 30S ribosomal protein S10, giving the protein MSQKIRIKLKSYDHQLVDKSAEKIVKAVKATGAIVSGPIPLPTHKRIYTVNRSTFVNKKSREQFQLSDFKRLIDIYSSTAKTVDALMKLELPSGVEVEIKV
- the rplC gene encoding 50S ribosomal protein L3 → MPGLLGKKIGMTSVFSADGKNVPCTVIEAGPCVVTQVKTVEKDGYKAVQLGFGEAKEKRTSKPQQGHFKKAGTTPKKHLAEFKFDEEYNLGDTVTVELFSNAKFVDVVGTSKGKGFQGVVKRHGFGGVGQSTHGQDDRARKPGSIGACSYPAKVFKGMRMGGQMGGDRVTTQNLQVLKVIPEHNLILVKGSVAGCNGSTVIIKK
- the rplD gene encoding 50S ribosomal protein L4, with amino-acid sequence MDINVLDIKGQETGRKVTLNENIFGIEPNDHVLYLAVKQYLADQRQGTAKSKERSEHAGSTRKLGRQKGGGGARRGDINSPVLVGGGRVFGPKPRDYSFKLNKKVKVLARKSALAYKAQDNAIVVVEDFNLDAPKTKDFVNIAKNLKVDSKKVLLVLPEVEKNVYLSARNLQKAEVMTAAQVNSYKVLNADVVVITENSLKVIDEILTK
- the rplW gene encoding 50S ribosomal protein L23 → MGFIIKPVVTEKMTKLTDKSSEDKVVKHKGEKRTILAQPKYGFIVKPEANKLEIKKEVEALYNVTVVDVNTIRYAGKRQARYTKAGLVKGQKNAFKKAIVTLKNGDSIDFYSNI
- the rplB gene encoding 50S ribosomal protein L2 yields the protein MAVRKLNPVTPGQRHKVIGTFEDITASVPEKSLVYGKRSTGGRNNTGKMTVRYMGGGHKKKYRLIDFKREKDGVPAVVKTIEYDPNRSARIALLYYADGEKRYIIAPNGLQVGATLMSGAEAAPEVGNALPLANIPVGTVIHNIELRPGQGALLVRSAGNFAQLTSREGSYCVIKLPSGETRQILSACKATVGSVGNSDHALEQSGKAGRSRWLGRRPHNRGVVMNPVDHPMGGGEGRQSGGHPRSRKGLYAKGLKTRAPKKLSNKYIIERANKK
- the rpsS gene encoding 30S ribosomal protein S19, which codes for MSRSLKKGPYINVSLEKKILAMNESGKQNVVKTWARASMISPDFVGHTVAVHNGNKFIPVYITENMVGHKLGEFSPTRRFGGHSGNNKR
- the rplV gene encoding 50S ribosomal protein L22; the encoded protein is MGARKHIKAEARKEALRSQYFAKLKDCPSSPRKMRYVVDMVRGMEVNRALGVLRFSKKAAAQNVEKLLRSAINNWETKNDRKAEDGELYISKIFVDEGVTMKRMRPAPQGRGYRIRKRSNHVTLFVDSKNDANNDDK
- the rpsC gene encoding 30S ribosomal protein S3 is translated as MGQKVNPISNRLGIIRGWESNWFGGKNFGDNLVEDRKIRTYLNKRLEKASVSRIVIERTLKLVTITICTARPGIVIGKGGQDVDKLKEELKNLFKKEIQINIFEVKKPELDANIVGNNIARQVEGKIAYRRAIKMAVANTMRAGAEGIKVQITGRLNGAEMARKEMFKEGRTPLHTFRADIDYCQTEALTKVGLLGIKVWICRGEVYNKVDLTPNFTQEKSNGRSNNGGRSGRGNRRRNNNR